A segment of the Bacteroidota bacterium genome:
TTAATAAAGAGAATTAGATTTAGTTCACTTGTTGTAACTGTTGATGTTGGAACTCCAGAAATAGGGAAATCATGACTATATGATACCATAAAATTCTTAGCATAATTTGTCCAACCAATTAATAACACACCATGATTGATGTTTTTTGAAGTGCGTTCATAGAAAGCAAATTTTCCTCCCATACCAAAAGTTAAGCTGCCAACAAATAGGTTTAATCCTAAATCAATATTCTGGAATTGATTTTTTGATTCAATAGGCTTAATATCAGTTGGTTTGGCAATGTCAAATGTCCATCGAAAATATGGGTTATACAGAATGTCACTGTTAGATTTAGTTGGAATTAAACTATTATAGTGAAATGAAACAATTAGTGGTATTTTGTATTCGTTATCATAAAATGTTTCTTTAAATGTTACCACATGTTCAGTAATTGCTCCTATCATGTGAATGCCATCTTTTCCTCCCTTTTTAGGAGCATAAAATATTGCACCACCTATTGTCCAATCAAATATTGGTTCAGTAGAAAAGCTACTTGCAACTGGAATGTTCGATGAAGCTATATTTCCATAGAAAGGATCTAGCTGATCGTAAAACACAAATTTGTCCCAGTTAATTTTTTTTTGATAGAACCCGATTTTTGTTCCATACCTAAATGAAATAGTTCTACTTAAGTTTAAAAATCCTGAAAGATTTAAATATCCACCACTTTGACTTAAAAACTGTTCTCCTTCATAATCTTCATAAAAGAATAATCCAATATTTGATTCTCTGATGAAATTCATGTCAACACTGATTGAGGAAGTAGAAAGCATACCAGGTATTTTATGCCATTGATTTCTTTGATTAGCAATAAATCTTGTGCCATTATGATTACTTCCTGCAAGTGAAGGGTTAGTATATATTGCGTTAAAATAAAATTGAGTGTAAAGAGGGTCTTGTGAATACGAAGAAACACTTATTATTGATAAAATAATAATCATTAATGTCTTATTGAATTTCATATTCATCGTATTAACATTAAATAGCCAGATTGATAATATAAGCCCTTGTATTCTCTCCCAATCCATGGTTCTCCATTCTTAAAAACAGCTTCTATCTTCCAAACATATACGTCAGATGGACACTTCACTTCCCCTTGATTAAATATTGTCCCATCCCACCCCAAGAAAAATTCAGGTATCCCATCTTCATAATCCTCAAAATTTCGTTCCCAAGAATAAACCATTGTGCCATGTGTATTAAAAATACGAAGCTTGTAATATCTTAATCCAATTGCACTTGCCTGAAATCTTGTAAAACTATCACTTGGATATAGCTCTGGGGCAAAAGCATTTGGAACATATAACCCATGATAGTATTCTGAAATCATGTGGATTACTGTATCATAACAATTATATTTAGTTTTTGCAACAAGTGTAATTGGCTTGTTAACAATATCTCTGAAATATGCTGTTTGATTAGTTGATACTGATTGCATGAAATTATCCCAATACCATTCATAGGAGTCTGCCCCTTTTGATTGGTTAATAAATTCTGTCCAAGGGAGTGTGGTTTTGTCATAGAATATTTCAAATTCACTTATAGGATTTGGATATACGTTTATCCTTTTTTCGGCACTATCAAAACAATGATCTTTGCTTTCAGCAATTACCGTTAAAACATATTCTCCACTTTTATCAAAATATAATTTAGGTGATTTCCCTGTTATATTTTCACCGTTTCCAAGTTGCCATTTAAAAAATTCTGCATTTGTTGAATTATTAATAATTTGAATAGTTAGGGGTACACAACCATAGTCAGGTAAATATTCTACTTCAACAATTGGAGGTGGTAATATGTTGACTGGTTTGCTCAAACTATTAGGACATTGAAGGAATGAATTAGAGTAAACTTTTAATGTAACCAGGAAGATTCCTGATGAATCGTAAGTATGAGAAGGATTTGTCATTATTGAAGAATCTCCATCTCCAAAGCGCCAAGATGATCCAGAAATATCTTTGGACGTATTTTCAAAATAAACAGGCAAGTTTATACACTTATTATCTTTGTCAATAGTAAACATTACAACAGGTAAACCCTCAACAATTACCGGAGAAGAAAAACTATCTTTTGCACATCCATTATCAATTACTTGTTTGATGAAAAATGTTCCTGTATCAGAATATACATGGGTTATATAGCTAGTATCTTTATAAATATTACCATCTCCCATATACCATGTAATGCTTCCTATACCTGCATGTCCATCTTTTAGTTTAATTGTATCACCTTTACATATTCTGTTTTTGTTTTTTGTAAAAAATGCACCTAAAGTATTGGGTTTTACTATTACATTTTTTACTAAGCTATCGATTCCACATTTATTCTTAACAATTAATTTGATATAGTAAGTTGTGTCATTTTCTCCTGTTACATAAGTATGCTGAATTACAGAATCTTTTTTCCCTATTTGCTTATACGTATTTCCATCTCCTAAGTCCCAAACATTACTTAATGGTAATCCATAAGATTTGTTCCGCAATGTAACCAAAAGAGGTTCACAACCAATTTTGGGTTCTAGATCAAAAACAGCTACAGGTACAGGCAAAACAATAACAGTGTCTTTAAATACCGAAGAATCACATTTGTTTTTCACAGTAAGTGTAACAAAATAAAGCTTGTTACCATATTTTGCTGCGTGATAAGTTATTGTTGGAGGATTTTCTAGAGTTGAAGTTGTTCCATTTCCAAAATCCCAAACGTAGCTTACATACTTGCCTTTGCTTAAATTACTATAATTAACATCAAGAGGAGCACATCCTGAATCAGGATTCATTGTGAATTTAGCATCTGGCTCTTGAATTACCTCTATTTGTTTTATTAAAGTGTCTTTACATCCATATGCTGTTGTTGCAATAAGAGTAATGAAATAGAAGCCGGTATCAATATAGGTATGACTCGTATTTGGATTTGAAGTATTTGAGGAAGCAATGTTACCATCTCCAAAATTCCAATAGTAACTACTTCCACCTATGCTGCTATTGATAAATGGTATACTTTGAAGTACACAAGAAATCGTATCAAAACTGAATGATGCAATAGGTAAAGGATAGATGTTTATTGTTTTTGTTATACTATCAAAACAACCGTTAGAATTAACAATCCTTAATGTTACGATATATGTTCCAGGATTTTGATAATAATGTTTTGGATTTTGATCAAATGAGTTTGAACCATCTCCGAAATTCCAATAATAAATTAGAATAGGGACACCTTCTCCAGTTGATTTATCAAGGAATTGAGTGGTGTCCTGAAGACAGACATTGTTAAATACAAAATCTGGAATTGGTAATGAATCGACTTTAATAATGTTTGAAGTGCTATCAGAACAGCCATTAACATTGGTAACAACTAAAGAAGCATTATAATAAGTCGGATTGGTATAGATATGAGTTGGGTTTTGAGAAGTACTTGATGCGGCATCCCCAAAATAGTATTTCCAGTCATTGTTGGTTGATCCATGACTTTCAGAAAGATCATAGAAGTGGGTCAGTTCGTTTAAACAAACTGTATCAAATGTAAATTCAGCAACAGGTAGTGAATCAATTACTATAGTTTTAACAACAGTATCTAAACAGCCATTGGCATTGGAAACAATAAGGGATACTTCAAAAGGAATTGGAGTATTAAATAAATGATTAGGATTCTGAGTTGTTGATGAACTCGCATCTCCAAAGTCCCAATTCCAATTGGTAAGGTTCGTATCTGGCCCACTTGATAAATCAACAAATTGAGTTGTTTGTCCAAGGCAAGCATGGGAAAAGGAAAAATCAGCTACTGGTAATGAGTCAACCTTAATGCTATACATGATACTGTCTGAACAGTTATTTGAATTGGTAATCCTTAAACTCACATTATAAGTACCAGGGTTTTGATAGACATGCCAAGGGTTTGGTGACGTGGATATATAAGCATCACCGAAATCCCACTCATACCCAATTACATTTACTCCTGCTCCTGATGAAACATCAGTAAAGAATGTTGTGTCATTAAAACATACTCTTGTAAAAGTAAAGTCTGGTTCAGGGAGTGAATCAATCTTAATTATGTGAGCTACACTATCAGAACAACCATTAACATTAGTAACTACAAGGGACACATTATAGAACGTAGGATTAGAATAAGTATGAGTTGGATTTTGGGATGTACTAGTATTTGCATCTCCAAAATAGTATTTCCAGATATTGTTGGTTGATCCATGACTTTCAGAAAGATCATAGAAGTGGGTCAGTTCATTTAAACAAACTGTGTCAAATGTAAATTCAGCAACAGGTAGTGAATCAATTACTATAGTTTTAACAACAGTATCCAAACAACCATTGGCGTTTGAAACAATGAGTGATACATTAAAAGGAATTGGAGTATTAAATAAATGATTAGGATTCTGAGTTGTTGATGAACTTGCATCTCCAAAGTCCCAATTCCAATTGGTTAGGTTCGTATCTGGGCCACTTGATAAATCAACAAATTGAGTTGTTTGTCCTAGACAAGCATGAGAAAATGAAAAATCAGCTACTGGTAATGAGTCAACCTTAATGCTGTACGTTATACTGTCAGAACAATTATTTGCATTGGTAATCCTCAGAGTCACATTATAAGTGCCAGGATTTTGATAGACATGCCAAGGGTTTGTTGATGTGGATATAGAAGCATCACCAAAGTTCCACTCATATCCAATTACATTTACTCCTGCTCCTAATGAAACATCAGTAAAGAATGTTGTGTCATTAAAACATACTCTTGTAAAAGTAAAGTCTGGTTCAGGGAGTGAATCAATCTTAATTATGTGAGCTACACTATCAGAACAACCTTTAACATTAGTAACTACAAGGGACACATTATAGAACGTAGGATTAGAATAAGTATGAGTTGGATTTTGGGATGTACTGGTATTTGCATCTCCAAAATAGTATTTCCAGTCATTGTTAGCAGAGCCATGACT
Coding sequences within it:
- a CDS encoding PorP/SprF family type IX secretion system membrane protein — translated: MKFNKTLMIIILSIISVSSYSQDPLYTQFYFNAIYTNPSLAGSNHNGTRFIANQRNQWHKIPGMLSTSSISVDMNFIRESNIGLFFYEDYEGEQFLSQSGGYLNLSGFLNLSRTISFRYGTKIGFYQKKINWDKFVFYDQLDPFYGNIASSNIPVASSFSTEPIFDWTIGGAIFYAPKKGGKDGIHMIGAITEHVVTFKETFYDNEYKIPLIVSFHYNSLIPTKSNSDILYNPYFRWTFDIAKPTDIKPIESKNQFQNIDLGLNLFVGSLTFGMGGKFAFYERTSKNINHGVLLIGWTNYAKNFMVSYSHDFPISGVPTSTVTTSELNLILFINGNIFPRIGVFKKYGGSNKCEDFYRRGKTVVIW
- a CDS encoding PKD domain-containing protein translates to VTNTNGCIDSVIKNVVVDSLPVAEFTFDTVCLNELTHFYDQSQWHGSANISWKYYFGDGDSSAIHSPTHTYQNPSVFTVVLFVSNTQGCMDSISHEVKIDSLPYPDFSFNRACFYDTTYFNDLSAGSGATISTYIWDFGDSNSSSLQNPRHVYQNPGTYNVTLKVGNSKNCSDSITYSIKVDSLPVADFSFSHACLGQTTQFVDLSSGPDTNLINWNWDFGDASSSTTQNPNHLFNTPIPFNVSLIVSNANGCLDTVVKTIVIDSLPVAEFTFDTVCLNELTHFYDLSESHGSANNDWKYYFGDANTSTSQNPTHTYSNPTFYNVSLVVTNVKGCSDSVAHIIKIDSLPEPDFTFTRVCFNDTTFFTDVSLGAGVNVIGYEWNFGDASISTSTNPWHVYQNPGTYNVTLRITNANNCSDSITYSIKVDSLPVADFSFSHACLGQTTQFVDLSSGPDTNLTNWNWDFGDASSSTTQNPNHLFNTPIPFNVSLIVSNANGCLDTVVKTIVIDSLPVAEFTFDTVCLNELTHFYDLSESHGSTNNIWKYYFGDANTSTSQNPTHTYSNPTFYNVSLVVTNVNGCSDSVAHIIKIDSLPEPDFTFTRVCFNDTTFFTDVSSGAGVNVIGYEWDFGDAYISTSPNPWHVYQNPGTYNVSLRITNSNNCSDSIMYSIKVDSLPVADFSFSHACLGQTTQFVDLSSGPDTNLTNWNWDFGDASSSTTQNPNHLFNTPIPFEVSLIVSNANGCLDTVVKTIVIDSLPVAEFTFDTVCLNELTHFYDLSESHGSTNNDWKYYFGDAASSTSQNPTHIYTNPTYYNASLVVTNVNGCSDSTSNIIKVDSLPIPDFVFNNVCLQDTTQFLDKSTGEGVPILIYYWNFGDGSNSFDQNPKHYYQNPGTYIVTLRIVNSNGCFDSITKTINIYPLPIASFSFDTISCVLQSIPFINSSIGGSSYYWNFGDGNIASSNTSNPNTSHTYIDTGFYFITLIATTAYGCKDTLIKQIEVIQEPDAKFTMNPDSGCAPLDVNYSNLSKGKYVSYVWDFGNGTTSTLENPPTITYHAAKYGNKLYFVTLTVKNKCDSSVFKDTVIVLPVPVAVFDLEPKIGCEPLLVTLRNKSYGLPLSNVWDLGDGNTYKQIGKKDSVIQHTYVTGENDTTYYIKLIVKNKCGIDSLVKNVIVKPNTLGAFFTKNKNRICKGDTIKLKDGHAGIGSITWYMGDGNIYKDTSYITHVYSDTGTFFIKQVIDNGCAKDSFSSPVIVEGLPVVMFTIDKDNKCINLPVYFENTSKDISGSSWRFGDGDSSIMTNPSHTYDSSGIFLVTLKVYSNSFLQCPNSLSKPVNILPPPIVEVEYLPDYGCVPLTIQIINNSTNAEFFKWQLGNGENITGKSPKLYFDKSGEYVLTVIAESKDHCFDSAEKRINVYPNPISEFEIFYDKTTLPWTEFINQSKGADSYEWYWDNFMQSVSTNQTAYFRDIVNKPITLVAKTKYNCYDTVIHMISEYYHGLYVPNAFAPELYPSDSFTRFQASAIGLRYYKLRIFNTHGTMVYSWERNFEDYEDGIPEFFLGWDGTIFNQGEVKCPSDVYVWKIEAVFKNGEPWIGREYKGLYYQSGYLMLIR